A window from Shimia isoporae encodes these proteins:
- a CDS encoding leucyl aminopeptidase family protein, whose translation MSATPSLKFAEASREGTAALPLHVIAKDGFDSWMAGQPDSIQTWVAASGFSGGLAKTLLIPDASGSPIMAVAGYGDATTRDRGRFPLAAIAAALPKGSYVLANDLPWGDLETECLGWLLSQYVFDKYKKKSAHQARLICPAEVDADKVEAIATGEALTRDLINTPASDMGPQDLEAATASLASSFGAPLKVTTGEELLTQNFPMIHTVGRAAAPHRAPRLLDFSWGDTGPLLTLVGKGVCFDTGGLNLKPGGSMALMKKDMGGAATVLGLAHMIMALNLPLRLRVLIPAVENSVSGDAFRPGDVLTSRAGLTVEINNTDAEGRLVLADALALGSEDNPDLMISMATLTGAARVAVGPDLSPYYTDDTAMVAALETAAADISDPVWRMPFWTPYEKMIEPAIADLDNAPAGGFAGSITAALFLRRFAEGQRYTHFDIYGWNPSPAPARPKGGVGMGARAILEALPKVLDL comes from the coding sequence ATGTCTGCCACCCCCTCCCTGAAGTTTGCCGAAGCCTCTCGCGAAGGCACTGCTGCATTACCGCTTCATGTCATTGCCAAAGACGGTTTTGACAGTTGGATGGCGGGTCAACCTGACAGCATTCAGACATGGGTGGCCGCATCCGGCTTTTCTGGCGGTCTGGCAAAAACCCTGCTGATTCCGGATGCGTCAGGGTCTCCGATCATGGCCGTGGCCGGATATGGCGACGCCACCACCCGTGATCGCGGCCGTTTTCCTCTTGCAGCCATCGCCGCCGCACTGCCCAAAGGCAGCTATGTTCTCGCCAATGATCTGCCTTGGGGCGATTTGGAAACCGAATGTCTCGGTTGGCTTCTGTCGCAGTATGTCTTTGACAAGTACAAGAAAAAATCCGCCCATCAGGCGCGTCTGATTTGTCCTGCAGAAGTAGATGCAGACAAGGTCGAAGCTATTGCCACCGGCGAAGCCCTGACCCGCGACCTCATCAATACGCCTGCCTCAGACATGGGTCCCCAAGATCTGGAAGCCGCCACGGCTTCACTGGCATCGTCTTTCGGTGCCCCCCTTAAAGTCACGACGGGCGAAGAGCTGCTGACGCAGAATTTCCCGATGATTCATACTGTTGGCCGCGCCGCCGCGCCACATCGCGCGCCGCGCCTGCTGGATTTCTCGTGGGGGGATACCGGCCCGCTGCTAACTCTTGTCGGCAAAGGTGTCTGCTTTGACACTGGTGGCCTGAACCTCAAGCCTGGCGGATCCATGGCGCTGATGAAGAAGGACATGGGCGGTGCAGCGACCGTCCTTGGCCTCGCCCATATGATCATGGCGCTCAACTTGCCACTGCGCCTGCGGGTTCTGATCCCCGCAGTCGAAAACTCCGTGTCAGGTGACGCCTTCCGCCCCGGCGATGTGCTGACGTCCCGTGCGGGGCTGACTGTGGAAATCAACAACACCGACGCCGAAGGTCGCCTTGTTCTGGCCGACGCTCTGGCCTTGGGGTCTGAGGACAATCCGGATCTCATGATCTCTATGGCCACTCTCACCGGCGCCGCCCGCGTCGCCGTTGGCCCGGACCTCTCGCCTTACTACACCGACGACACCGCCATGGTGGCCGCTTTGGAAACCGCCGCCGCCGACATTTCCGATCCGGTCTGGCGCATGCCGTTCTGGACGCCGTATGAGAAGATGATCGAACCCGCAATTGCCGACCTCGACAACGCCCCCGCAGGCGGTTTCGCTGGCTCCATCACCGCCGCCCTCTTCCTGCGCCGTTTTGCCGAAGGCCAGCGCTACACCCATTTCGACATCTACGGCTGGAACCCGTCCCCTGCCCCCGCCCGCCCCAAAGGCGGCGTCGGTATGGGCGCACGCGCCATTCTTGAGGCACTGCCGAAAGTACTCGACCTGTGA
- a CDS encoding C40 family peptidase encodes MNSATLDKRLTARIDTRNGKVAAAHLRGKIEADNFVEPTQYRVAMVVTDLLSDPEGGRERQLIRGETINVIHAEDGMAFGYTDKDGYVGWVDIGDILSHPKQTPTHSVAAARSYAKSTPGLKVMGPVTPLPFGTRVVVISEEDRWARIAWDGGTVTRDLYIPTQHLRPIDTPETDPAAVAERLIGTPYLWGGNSSFGIDCSGLVQAALLACATPCPGDSDMQEAAFPNATGPYQRGDLLFWKGHVAMVTDRDTIIHANAHHMAVAYEPIADAIARIQAQGDGPVTSHKRPNYGASHE; translated from the coding sequence GTGAATTCGGCCACTTTGGACAAACGCCTGACTGCGCGTATCGACACAAGAAACGGCAAAGTCGCCGCCGCTCACCTGCGCGGCAAAATCGAAGCCGATAACTTTGTCGAGCCAACGCAATATCGCGTCGCAATGGTGGTAACAGATCTTCTGTCCGACCCCGAAGGCGGCCGCGAACGTCAACTCATCCGGGGCGAGACAATCAACGTTATCCACGCTGAGGATGGAATGGCGTTCGGATACACCGACAAGGACGGTTACGTCGGATGGGTCGACATCGGCGATATCCTCAGTCATCCCAAACAAACGCCAACCCACTCGGTTGCCGCAGCCCGCAGCTACGCCAAATCCACACCGGGGCTCAAGGTTATGGGGCCGGTGACCCCGCTGCCTTTTGGAACACGTGTTGTCGTCATTTCTGAAGAAGACCGATGGGCACGGATCGCTTGGGACGGCGGCACCGTTACCCGTGATCTGTACATCCCAACCCAACACCTCCGCCCCATCGACACTCCCGAAACAGACCCCGCCGCCGTGGCCGAACGCCTGATCGGCACGCCTTACCTCTGGGGCGGCAACTCCTCTTTTGGCATAGACTGCTCCGGCCTTGTGCAAGCCGCCCTTCTGGCCTGCGCCACTCCCTGCCCCGGCGACAGCGACATGCAAGAAGCCGCCTTCCCCAACGCCACCGGCCCTTACCAGCGCGGCGACCTGCTGTTCTGGAAAGGCCACGTGGCCATGGTCACCGACCGCGACACGATCATCCACGCCAACGCGCACCACATGGCCGTGGCCTATGAGCCCATTGCGGACGCCATCGCCCGCATTCAGGCGCAAGGCGACGGCCCCGTGACCTCTCACAAACGCCCCAATTACGGAGCTTCTCATGAGTGA
- a CDS encoding DUF4139 domain-containing protein produces MTRHFLPVALTTFALPLWADTIPLSAPVSAATLYADGATLTRTATFTAPAGSHDLLITNLPEEIDPTTVRVAIDGATLGAVTVRFAKVPPIAELDSATLEAAKAEVDRIEAALRATRDEQADVLMQADAANARLGYLNRLQSPQDAASPEALTQTLAIIGQETLKARQEAAASQRAARAFEQTLEDLAEALSDARATVEALTPPETEKSMLAAEVSSDQPINGSVTLVHRTDWDAGWQPVYDLHLTTGEAPELRIHRNVFVFQDTGEDWNDVDVTLSTSRPNAQASPSGLAPWRRRIETPQPVMPKNAGRLAMVDEAESQMAEPVMETAAIPTFDDGINATYVYPTPVSINSGTEALRLALDTIDLTSDVYAFANPMRDETAFVMAESVNTSGELILNGAADFYLNDVFVTQNEMPLVAAGDDVKLSFGAIPGLRLTDTVTQKVTGDKGVLTSRNQQTETRILAAENLTDQSWALRLIGRVPYSEQQDLLISSQATPTPTNPQYEDQRGILMWAHTLEAGQTFNVELSHEIQWPLEMILR; encoded by the coding sequence ATGACCAGACATTTTCTCCCCGTCGCCCTGACCACCTTTGCCTTGCCGCTCTGGGCGGACACAATTCCACTGAGCGCGCCAGTTTCCGCCGCCACTCTCTATGCCGACGGCGCCACTCTGACCCGCACGGCCACATTCACCGCCCCTGCGGGCTCTCATGACCTGCTGATCACCAACCTGCCCGAAGAGATCGATCCAACCACCGTACGGGTCGCCATCGACGGCGCGACGCTTGGCGCGGTTACAGTGCGCTTTGCCAAGGTGCCGCCGATCGCTGAATTGGACAGCGCAACGCTTGAAGCCGCCAAAGCCGAAGTCGACCGGATCGAGGCCGCCCTGCGCGCGACCCGCGACGAGCAGGCCGACGTGCTGATGCAGGCCGATGCGGCAAATGCCCGCCTTGGATATCTAAATCGCCTGCAAAGTCCTCAGGATGCGGCCAGCCCCGAAGCCCTGACACAAACCCTAGCCATCATCGGACAGGAAACGCTCAAAGCACGACAGGAGGCAGCAGCGTCGCAGCGCGCGGCCCGCGCGTTTGAACAGACCCTCGAAGACTTGGCTGAAGCTCTGTCCGATGCCCGCGCAACCGTAGAAGCCCTCACGCCGCCAGAAACCGAAAAATCCATGCTCGCCGCCGAAGTGTCCTCGGACCAGCCAATCAACGGCTCTGTAACACTGGTGCACCGCACCGATTGGGACGCTGGCTGGCAACCCGTTTATGATTTGCACCTCACAACCGGTGAGGCTCCGGAACTGCGCATTCATCGCAATGTCTTTGTCTTTCAGGACACCGGCGAGGATTGGAACGACGTAGACGTCACCCTCTCCACGAGCCGCCCCAACGCACAGGCATCCCCTTCCGGCTTGGCTCCATGGCGGCGGCGCATCGAGACACCTCAACCGGTAATGCCAAAAAATGCCGGTCGTCTGGCTATGGTCGACGAAGCCGAAAGCCAAATGGCGGAACCGGTGATGGAAACCGCTGCCATCCCAACCTTTGACGACGGTATCAACGCCACCTACGTCTATCCGACGCCGGTCTCGATCAACTCGGGCACCGAGGCACTTCGCCTCGCGTTGGATACAATCGACCTCACCTCAGATGTCTACGCCTTTGCCAACCCGATGCGGGACGAAACCGCTTTTGTCATGGCCGAAAGCGTCAACACCTCCGGCGAGCTGATCCTGAACGGAGCCGCCGACTTCTATCTCAATGACGTGTTTGTCACCCAAAATGAAATGCCATTGGTGGCGGCAGGCGATGACGTCAAACTATCCTTCGGCGCGATTCCCGGGCTGCGGCTTACGGACACGGTCACTCAAAAAGTCACCGGCGACAAAGGCGTGCTGACATCCCGCAACCAGCAAACCGAAACACGCATTCTTGCAGCCGAGAACCTTACTGACCAATCTTGGGCCCTGCGTCTTATCGGTCGCGTGCCGTACTCCGAGCAACAGGATCTCCTGATTTCCAGTCAGGCAACTCCCACGCCCACGAATCCGCAATACGAGGATCAGCGCGGCATACTGATGTGGGCGCACACTTTAGAAGCCGGTCAGACTTTCAATGTCGAGCTTTCTCACGAAATCCAGTGGCCGCTGGAGATGATCCTGCGCTGA